Proteins encoded in a region of the bacterium genome:
- a CDS encoding GGDEF domain-containing protein encodes MSEALVTVADVMIANAVCVPPDATVGGASDLMLEHRLAGLPVVDEHRVVGLVGAPQLLGQPPDRTVADVMVTPLVCATPDLSVVQAHTMVMGQHVEMLPVVLDGRLVGQVSLVAILQAKSQQTDPLTGLPWATALRAWAAAELTQGHELAMVFVDLDNFGAVNKALGHVVGDDVLRSVASLLSAALNVETDLLCRYGGDEFAIATTRRDTDARALAAHVQERTVVPVDVDGETRRVTVSVGYAGGRRLQRRTAAHAAANVDDLLSLASRASTAAKESPAGIARRAAWDGRRRPVAPASTVAEARLRLVEIRTSRGADRRAASVRLGLGERESTGTAAAPGTTTRFSLLAARATLAAVTRAAGDGYRYAIEELTEVPSGPGTLAVIVLDDGTSSLRRFVGAARGRDESDAATKAVLDALNRVLAKPLAEILARPPHS; translated from the coding sequence ATGAGCGAAGCCCTCGTGACAGTCGCGGACGTGATGATCGCGAACGCGGTCTGTGTGCCGCCGGATGCCACCGTGGGGGGCGCGAGCGATCTCATGCTGGAGCACCGGCTCGCCGGGCTGCCCGTCGTGGACGAGCATCGCGTCGTCGGGCTCGTGGGCGCTCCCCAACTGCTGGGACAGCCGCCGGATCGCACCGTCGCGGACGTGATGGTGACGCCGCTCGTGTGCGCGACCCCTGACCTGTCCGTGGTGCAGGCGCACACGATGGTGATGGGCCAACACGTCGAGATGCTTCCGGTCGTGCTGGACGGCCGGCTCGTGGGGCAGGTCTCGCTCGTCGCGATCCTACAGGCGAAGAGCCAGCAGACCGATCCGCTCACCGGTCTGCCCTGGGCGACCGCGCTGCGCGCCTGGGCCGCCGCCGAACTCACGCAGGGACACGAACTCGCGATGGTGTTCGTCGACCTCGACAACTTCGGCGCGGTGAACAAGGCGCTCGGGCACGTCGTCGGCGACGATGTGCTTCGCTCGGTAGCCTCGCTGCTCTCCGCCGCCCTGAACGTCGAGACCGACCTGCTCTGCCGGTACGGTGGGGACGAGTTTGCGATCGCGACGACGCGGCGCGATACCGACGCACGCGCGCTTGCCGCGCACGTGCAGGAGCGCACCGTCGTGCCCGTGGACGTCGACGGTGAGACGCGGCGTGTCACCGTCAGCGTCGGCTACGCTGGGGGACGGCGGTTGCAGCGGCGGACCGCGGCGCACGCTGCGGCGAACGTGGACGACCTGCTATCTCTGGCGAGCCGGGCCTCCACGGCGGCGAAGGAGTCTCCCGCGGGCATCGCCCGGCGGGCGGCATGGGACGGACGCCGGCGGCCCGTGGCCCCGGCGTCGACCGTGGCGGAGGCCCGCCTGCGCCTGGTGGAGATTCGCACGTCTCGGGGCGCCGACCGCCGCGCCGCGTCCGTGCGGCTCGGCCTCGGCGAGCGCGAGAGCACGGGCACGGCCGCCGCACCGGGCACGACGACGCGGTTTTCGCTGCTCGCCGCGCGCGCCACGCTCGCGGCGGTGACGCGTGCGGCGGGCGACGGGTATCGGTACGCGATCGAGGAGTTGACCGAGGTGCCGAGCGGCCCCGGGACGCTCGCGGTGATCGTGCTCGACGACGGTACGTCATCGCTCCGCCGGTTCGTCGGCGCGGCGCGCGGACGGGACGAGTCCGATGCCGCGACGAAGGCGGTGCTCGACGCGCTCAACCGCGTGCTCGCAAAGCCTCTCGCGGAGATCCTGGCGCGGCCCCCACATTCGTGA
- a CDS encoding xanthine dehydrogenase family protein molybdopterin-binding subunit, whose protein sequence is MAVSHYVGARVKRIEDPKLIRGEGSYVDDLALAGMLHAVFIRSPHGHARITRLRLDAARAHPGVVGAFAAADLRDIQKAFPAATVEGMRMAPHLPLADREVNYIGQPVAVVVAESAYGARDAAELVAATYDPLPAAVDLDRAAAGAPFAHADLKTNVAYSTTLEHGDLDAAFQDAPVVVRQRMNNQRLAPVSMEGRGTVAMYDGSQGQGILTVWTSTQEAHAIRDGLSEVLGLEARRIRVITPDVGGGFGAKLSTYPEDAVVAELARRLGRPVKWIETRRENLLTTTHGRAQLFEVEVAAERDGRLRGLRGRVLGDLGAECLYLTAIIPTLTPLMIQGPYEIPAIRCELLGLYTNTCPTGAYRGAGRPEASYYLERVMDLVADATGVDPAEVRRRNFIAPSKFPYTTASGAQYDSGEYAKPLDEALRIADYPRLRREQETARRAGRLVGIGVASYVEICGFGPWELGTVRVNKDGTATVVTGTSPHGQGDATGFAQIVSDALSIAIDQITVVHGDTLLVQHGGGTSGSRSMALGGSAVHLAALDVREQILGVAANMLEAAAADLMLQNAAVSVRGAPARTVTIAQVAQAAYNGKHVPDGQDPGLEATKRFKSEGTTFPFGTHVCAVEIDPETYASRITRYVAVDDCGRVINPLLVDGQVHGGIVQGAAQALLEAVIYDEHGQLLTGTLAEYGIPKAELVPRIERGVSVTPTPRNPLGAKGVGEAATIGSTPAVVNAVVDALSHLGVRHIDMPLTPERIAAAMRDAQKNT, encoded by the coding sequence ATGGCAGTCTCCCACTACGTCGGTGCGCGCGTCAAGCGCATCGAGGACCCGAAGCTCATTCGCGGGGAAGGGTCGTACGTCGACGACCTCGCCCTCGCCGGCATGCTGCACGCGGTGTTCATTCGCAGCCCGCACGGACACGCGCGCATCACCCGCCTCCGCCTCGACGCCGCGCGCGCGCATCCGGGCGTGGTCGGGGCGTTCGCGGCGGCCGACCTGCGCGACATCCAGAAGGCGTTTCCCGCGGCGACCGTCGAGGGCATGCGCATGGCACCGCATCTCCCGCTCGCCGATCGTGAAGTGAACTACATCGGGCAGCCGGTCGCGGTGGTGGTCGCCGAGTCCGCGTACGGGGCCCGAGACGCGGCCGAACTCGTCGCAGCCACCTACGACCCGCTGCCCGCGGCCGTCGACCTGGATCGCGCGGCCGCCGGCGCCCCGTTCGCCCACGCGGACCTCAAGACCAACGTCGCGTACTCGACGACGTTGGAGCACGGCGATCTCGACGCCGCGTTCCAGGACGCGCCGGTCGTGGTCCGGCAGCGCATGAACAACCAGCGCCTCGCGCCGGTCTCGATGGAGGGGAGGGGCACCGTCGCGATGTACGACGGCAGCCAGGGCCAGGGCATCCTCACGGTGTGGACGTCCACGCAGGAGGCGCACGCGATCCGCGACGGGCTGAGCGAGGTCTTGGGGTTGGAGGCGCGTCGGATCCGCGTGATCACGCCCGACGTCGGCGGCGGGTTCGGCGCGAAACTGAGCACCTATCCGGAGGACGCGGTCGTGGCCGAGCTCGCGCGGCGGCTCGGGCGACCGGTGAAATGGATCGAGACGCGCCGCGAAAATCTCTTGACCACCACCCACGGCCGGGCGCAGCTGTTCGAGGTCGAGGTCGCAGCCGAACGCGACGGCCGCCTCCGCGGGCTGCGGGGCCGTGTGCTCGGCGACCTGGGCGCGGAGTGCTTGTACCTGACCGCGATCATCCCGACGCTGACGCCGCTGATGATCCAGGGCCCGTATGAGATTCCCGCGATCCGGTGCGAGTTGCTCGGCCTCTACACGAACACGTGCCCTACGGGCGCGTACCGCGGCGCGGGCCGCCCCGAGGCGAGTTACTACCTGGAGCGCGTCATGGACCTGGTGGCCGACGCGACCGGCGTCGACCCGGCCGAGGTGCGACGCCGCAACTTCATTGCCCCCTCCAAGTTTCCGTACACGACGGCGAGCGGCGCGCAGTACGACAGCGGGGAGTATGCGAAACCGCTCGACGAAGCGCTGCGCATCGCGGATTACCCGCGCCTCCGCCGTGAGCAGGAGACCGCCCGCCGCGCGGGGCGGCTGGTCGGCATCGGGGTCGCCAGCTACGTGGAGATCTGCGGCTTCGGCCCGTGGGAACTCGGGACCGTCCGCGTCAACAAGGACGGCACCGCGACCGTCGTGACGGGCACGTCGCCGCACGGCCAGGGCGATGCGACCGGCTTTGCGCAGATCGTCTCGGACGCCCTCAGCATCGCGATCGACCAGATCACGGTCGTCCACGGCGACACGCTCCTGGTCCAGCACGGGGGCGGCACCAGCGGCAGCCGCAGCATGGCGCTCGGGGGTTCTGCGGTGCACCTGGCGGCGCTCGACGTTCGTGAGCAGATCCTCGGGGTGGCCGCGAACATGCTCGAAGCGGCCGCGGCAGACCTCATGCTCCAAAACGCGGCGGTCTCCGTGCGCGGGGCGCCGGCCCGCACCGTGACGATCGCACAGGTCGCGCAGGCCGCCTACAACGGGAAGCACGTCCCCGACGGGCAGGATCCCGGGCTCGAGGCGACCAAGCGCTTTAAGTCGGAGGGGACGACGTTTCCGTTCGGCACGCATGTGTGCGCGGTCGAGATCGACCCGGAGACCTACGCGTCCAGGATTACTCGTTACGTCGCGGTGGACGACTGCGGCCGCGTCATCAACCCGTTGCTCGTCGACGGTCAGGTCCACGGCGGTATCGTGCAGGGTGCCGCCCAGGCGCTGCTCGAGGCGGTCATCTACGACGAGCACGGCCAGCTGCTCACTGGTACGCTGGCCGAGTACGGCATTCCCAAGGCGGAGCTGGTCCCGCGCATCGAGCGCGGGGTGTCGGTCACCCCGACCCCTCGGAACCCTCTTGGCGCGAAGGGCGTGGGGGAGGCCGCGACGATCGGGTCGACGCCCGCGGTGGTCAACGCCGTGGTCGACGCGCTGAGCCACCTTGGTGTCCGCCACATCGACATGCCGCTGACCCCGGAGCGGATCGCCGCGGCCATGCGGGACGCACAGAAGAACACATAG